The following are encoded together in the Culex pipiens pallens isolate TS chromosome 1, TS_CPP_V2, whole genome shotgun sequence genome:
- the LOC120418099 gene encoding carnitine O-acetyltransferase-like, whose amino-acid sequence MAMMRLLQPGKSFHGSNPALLRMLTASLSSSGSNLPALPLPKLSDTLNKLLTTIEPHVDREGFSRSKSAVEKFMTPGGVGLRLQKLLEERAANRKNWLSDWWLQSAYLEYRDPVIIYSSPGLVFPQLRYKSVDDQLRYAAKIVFGALLYKRMIDHGQIKPEMMGKAPLDMAQYGKIFGTCRVPGSPADSLLYHPNSTHIVVASNNQYFKVEVGSSDAIIGEEKLLEQLRQCHEMSRERAEPVGMLSALPRDNWHEAYEVLRANPANNGTLDAIQSSLFVLSLDYEIKNSSGDDIIDACHLLIHGGGSTANSGNRWYDKTLQLVVGPNGVNGLTYEHSPAEGQPIAVLTDFIINHIAKGDSTKGSDRTLPAPQKLTFDLSPKAQTLLQKAATQHDKLIADLDMNYLHYTGYGKNWIKTQKMSPDSFIQMAIQYAFYKLHRVPGAHYESAQTRMYEAGRTETIRSCSNESVAFARAMLTPSESAQTKVAKLRSAVDAHKAYASKAVQGYGVDRHLLGLKLIARENNISPLPELFKDPGLLASQHMRLSTSQVASRYDAFMCYGPLTADGYGCCYSPKNDDMWFGISSFRSCPETDTRTFRDHLRAALDEMFEVLSKVSATASKL is encoded by the coding sequence ATGGCAATGATGAGACTGCTACAGCCGGGAAAGTCTTTCCACGGGAGTAATCCGGCGTTGCTGCGGATGCTGACGGCGAGTTTGTCCTCGTCGGGGAGTAATTTGCCGGCGTTGCCGCTGCCGAAGCTGTCCGATACGCTGAACAAGCTGCTGACGACGATCGAACCGCATGTGGATCGGGAAGGGTTCAGCCGCAGCAAGTCGGCGGTCGAAAAGTTCATGACTCCGGGTGGAGTTGGTCTGCGGTTGCAGAAGTTGTTGGAGGAACGGGCGGCGAACAGGAAAAACTGGTTGTCGGACTGGTGGCTGCAGTCTGCGTATCTGGAGTATCGCGATCCTGTAATCATTTATTCCAGCCCGGGGTTGGTGTTTCCGCAGTTGCGGTACAAGTCGGTTGACGATCAGCTGCGGTACGCGGCCAAGATTGTGTTTGGGGCGCTGCTGTACAAACGGATGATCGACCATGGCCAGATTAAGCCGGAAATGATGGGCAAAGCCCCGTTGGATATGGCGCAGTACGGCAAGATCTTTGGGACGTGTCGAGTTCCGGGGAGTCCGGCGGATTCGCTGCTGTACCATCCCAACTCGACGCACATCGTGGTGGCTTCAAACAATCAGTACTTTAAGGTGGAGGTAGGCAGCTCGGACGCCATCATCGGCGAGGAAAAGCTGCTCGAACAGTTGCGCCAGTGTCACGAAATGTCACGAGAGCGTGCCGAACCGGTTGGAATGTTGTCGGCGCTTCCGCGAGACAATTGGCACGAGGCGTACGAGGTGTTGCGTGCGAATCCCGCCAACAACGGGACGCTTGATGCGATACAAAGTTCGTTGTTTGTGCTGTCGTTGGATTACGAAATCAAAAACTCGTCCGGCGATGACATAATCGACGCTTGCCACCTGTTGATCCACGGCGGAGGCTCCACGGCCAACTCCGGCAACCGGTGGTACGATAAAACACTGCAACTGGTGGTCGGACCGAACGGAGTCAACGGACTGACGTACGAGCATTCCCCAGCCGAGGGCCAGCCGATCGCGGTCCTCACCGACTTTATCATCAACCACATTGCCAAAGGCGACTCCACAAAAGGATCCGACCGGACCCTACCAGCTCCCCAAAAGCTCACCTTCGACCTGTCTCCAAAGGCCCAAACTCTCCTCCAAAAGGCCGCCACCCAGCACGACAAGCTGATCGCCGACCTGGACATGAACTACCTCCATTACACCGGCTACGGCAAGAACTGGATCAAGACGCAAAAGATGAGCCCGGACAGCTTCATCCAGATGGCCATCCAGTACGCGTTCTACAAGCTCCACCGAGTGCCGGGCGCGCACTACGAGTCCGCCCAGACGCGCATGTACGAAGCCGGTCGCACCGAAACCATTCGATCCTGCTCGAACGAGTCGGTTGCGTTCGCCCGCGCCATGCTCACCCCCTCCGAATCGGCCCAAACCAAGGTCGCCAAGCTGCGATCCGCCGTCGATGCCCACAAAGCGTACGCCTCCAAGGCCGTCCAGGGCTACGGCGTCGACCGGCATCTGCTCGGCCTCAAGCTGATTGCGCGCGAAAACAACATCTCTCCCCTGCCGGAACTCTTCAAAGATCCCGGCCTGCTGGCCAGCCAACACATGAGACTGTCGACCAGCCAGGTGGCGTCCCGGTACGACGCGTTCATGTGCTACGGCCCGCTGACGGCGGACGGGTACGGCTGCTGCTACAGCCCCAAGAACGACGACATGTGGTTCGGCATCAGCTCGTTCCGCAGTTGCCCCGAGACGGACACGCGCACCTTCCGGGACCATCTGCGGGCCGCCCTGGACGAGATGTTCGAGGTGCTGAGCAAGGTTTCGGCGACGGCCAGCAAGCTGTAG
- the LOC120418102 gene encoding sericin-2-like, protein MTRTTLQRRVRFEARNVDGQNCRSNLCYRRECSAAHNGSTTFAEAAPTAGSIYDSNGRTERAGPSADAFESEPGGRDTSNNNTTGNSFTVATNKSTVVAAANNMVPTSSSSNIAERHLENEQSNQSTHRTTMSRPVKSPAATSSSVSGGLENESSESSTSSSNPVGSSSSSNGGDGGRTTTTISINNNSGPAVVGAVKAATAGATAAPAPSTRTSSTSWFGTSFAIRRSCSGLSNYVWWTRPSPRQKSSRSATHPDGPSSLPHSDAKLVDLS, encoded by the exons ATGACGAGGACCACCCTGCAGAGACGAGTTCGGTTTGAAGCTCGCAACGTTGATGGCCAAAATTGCAGGAGCAACCTCTGCTATAGAAGGGAATGTTCCGCCGCCCATAACGGTTCCACAACCTTCGCCGAAGCAGCACCCACTGCCGGTTCCA TCTATGATTCCAACGGCCGAACAGAACGTGCAGGTCCTTCAGCGGACGCTTTCGAATCGGAGCCCGGTGGGCGGGATACCTCCAACAACAACACCACTGGCAACAGTTTTACGGTCGCGACGAACAAGTCTACGGTAGTGGCAGCGGCCAACAATATGGTTCCCACTTCGTCCTCGTCCAACATCGCCGAACGCCATCTAGAAAATGAACAATCTAATCAGTCAACCCATCGCACAACCATGAGCCGGCCGGTTAAATCACCGGCGGCCACGAGCAGCAGTGTTTCCGGTGGACTTGAAAATGAAAGCTCGGAAAGTAGTACCTCAAGTAGCAACCCGGTTGGTAGCAGCTCGAGCTCGAATGGCGGAGATGGAGGTCGCACCACGACTACGATCAGTATCAATAACAACAGTGGTCCGGCAGTGGTTGGAGCTGTAAAGGCGGCCACGGCTGGTGCAACAGCGGCACCAGCTCCGAGCACGAGAACCAGTTCAACCAGCTGGTTCGGAACAAGCTTTGCAATCAGACGGTCCTGCAGCGGATTAAGCAACTATGTATGGTGGACCCGCCCAAGCCCCCGTCAGAAAAGCAGCCGCTCAGCTACCCATCCGGACGGACCGTCGTCGCTACCGCACAGTG ACGCCAAACTGGTCGACCTGTCGTGA
- the LOC120418103 gene encoding glutamyl-tRNA(Gln) amidotransferase subunit C-1, mitochondrial codes for MIRIPFRLRPPPGRTLHSLVRTFASTKPADLKQERGTRQKINFHELKHPSKVPQRSHKSTTTVGQSTPTRIPVDAQTVQLLERLSLVDLDSAEAHRTLEDAIEFASQILSIDTEGVEPLYTVLERERLTLREDRVTDGNIQQDVLRNARVTEEEYFVAPPGNIPLEQEPRK; via the coding sequence ATGATTAGAATTCCGTTCCGTCTACGACCACCCCCGGGACGCACCCTCCACTCGCTGGTGAGGACCTTTGCCTCAACGAAACCGGCCGATTTAAAACAAGAAAGGGGCACCCGGCAAAAGATCAACTTCCACGAGCTTAAACATCCGAGCAAGGTTCCCCAGCGTTCACACAAGTCGACGACGACGGTTGGTCAATCGACCCCCACCCGCATCCCGGTGGACGCCCAAACGGTGCAGCTGCTGGAACGGTTAAGCCTGGTGGATCTGGACAGCGCCGAGGCCCACCGGACGCTCGAGGACGCGATCGAGTTTGCGTCGCAGATTCTGTCCATCGACACCGAGGGCGTGGAACCGCTGTACACGGTGCTGGAGCGGGAGCGGTTGAcgctgcgcgaggaccgcgtaACCGACGGGAACATCCAGCAGGATGTGCTGAGGAACGCACGCGTTACCGAGGAGGAGTACTTTGTGGCGCCACCGGGAAATATTCCGCTCGAGCAGGAACCGAGGAAGTGA